ACACTTGCTACAAACATAGGATCTTGCTTTGGTATGGACCCTTTGATGTTTTATAAGGATAGAATTTTGGGTGAAGACTTTCCCACATTCACTACACTGGTAAGGTTTTTCTCCTGTATGACATCTTTGATGTTGAACAAGTGTGTCTTTACGACTGAAGGCTTTGTCACAATCGCTGCACTTAAAAGGTCTTTCCCCTGTGTGAACTCTCTGGTGCTGCATAAGTGTGCTTTTGTGGCTGAAGATCTTCCCACATTCATTACATGGGTAATGACTTTTCCCACTGTGAACTTTCTGGTGTAtttttagatgagacaggtgaGTAAAGGTCTTGCCACACTCCTTACATACAGAAGCTGTTTCTCTTTTGTGGATgcttctttgattaaaaaaaggTGACGTCTCCTTGAACACATTTCCAACTGGCAGACACCTAATGGGTTTCACCTCAGTAAGAGGTGTATGATTGTCACTGCTCAGGGAGGCATTCCCCTTATCACTGCCTGTGAGAGGCATCCCATCACTGTCTCCTTGGTGTTTCCCAAGCCTGGATCTATGTCTGAGAGGCTCGGGGGGCTCAGTCCTTTTGTGCAGATTCACCTCATTGTGCACTGTGCACTGAAGAAGGGTGGAGCTGTTCAGCTGGTCCATCTCTTCTTCTCTGCATGCAAATGGTGTCTCAATCACGTGAACTGCATTCTTCACGCATGACGTTTCTCTGTCTTCCCATCCAATGGGTTTCTCTCCACAGTGCCGCTTCTTGCGCCGGAAAGGTTTTGTAGTGAGTAAGAATCCTCTCGAATTGAGCCCACATCCATGCAGCACCTGCTTAGGGCATAAGCCATGGTGTTCAGCCAGGTGCAGAATGTTCTTCAGGAGTGGGTCATACTTCTCACAGGGGTGGGAAGTTTGCATGGAGAGACTTGATTCAGCAGTCCTGGTCTGTGGTACGGCTTCTCCAGAGATGCTGTGCTCACAAGGAGCCTCCTTGCCATCTGATTCACACCAACAACCTGAAAGCAAAGGAAAGCTGATGACGAGCAGGTTGGCTTTGAGGGGAAGCAGCAGCCTATCACAATGAAAGCCGACCAGCTTGTCTGAGGAGGAAGGATCAGTGTGAGAGTCAGCAGTTGGTATTGGGCATTGAAGGGTCACACAAGGGAGGAACTTTAACACTGAGTAAAGATCTACTAATGGTATGTGGGATACAGAACAGAGGGGGGAGAAACTAGTTTTCATGGGGGTGTGGGGCAAACGGGTTTCAGAAGGATGTTGGCCGCTGGTCTTAAATGAGCTGGGTAGAAGAGTAATTCCACTCTTACAAAAGTCTGCCTCCAAAGGTTTCCCAAATACTCAAACTTGTTTCCCGTTAAGGCAGGAGAGTGTTGTAGAACAACGTAGGTGAGGAAGAGTACAtgagacacagaagaaaaaagcATGAAAATGGCCAAGGGAAgcaagacagaagagaaggacaAGTGGGCAGAGAGCcaagaaagggggaggaagaacaGAAGTGACATGACAAGCAATGTTGGCAAGAAACACTGCCAAACacagaacaagttcaaggctCAGGCTCGATCTGAAGCCAGCTCTCAGATGACATCTCTGCATCTCTCATCCATGTGGGCCGGACCTTCACCAGGCCTACCCCAGTGTGCCTAAAGTAATCACACTGCTTTTCTCCAAATGAgcatctctgctgtgggatgttctggatgtcaaatgtgttgttctgattgattaataaataaaacactgattggccagtagccaggcaggaagtataggtgggacaagcagagaagagaattctgggaagtggaagactgaggcagagagacgctgcatgacaagcaagatgtaaggtaccagaaggccacgagccatgtggcaacttatagactaatagacatgggttaatttaagatagaagaattagatggcaagaagcctgccacagtcatacagtttgtaagcaatataagtctctgtgtttacttggctgagtttgaacggctgtgggactggcgggtgagagagatttgtcctgactgtgggccaggcaggactggagaaaaactccagctactcATCTCCAAACGAGCACCTCCATGGGACCTTTAAGAAAGAAGCTGGCTGGGTGttgatggtgcacatctttaattccagcagagggaggagaatctgagttcaaggccagcctggtctagagagtgcaTTCTAAGACagtccagggctacacagcggaaaaaaaaaaacaaacaacaaaaaccaacaaaaaagctAGAAGGAAAAACAAGGTCAACTGGGTGTAAAGTCCTGGAAAACTGTATCCCTCATTTATGAGAACTGCCCACAGGCTTGTGAGGCTTTTGAGgtaaggccagcaagatgactcaataattaaggcacttgctgccaagcagCCTGACAGGCTGAGTTGAAGCCCCAGGGACATATGATAGAAAGagtcctgcaggttgtcctctgacctcatttatgttttatgatacacacgcacgcacgcacgcacgcacacgcacaataaataaaatttcaaaagagaTGCAGACAGATCCAAGCCTGCTCAGAGTACAATTTCTTAGTAACTTTCTAACAGAAACACAGTCAAGGCTGATGTTAAAATCAGTCAATATCAGAAATGCTCTGTGACGAGGTCAGTGGAAAGCACCCATCAATTGCTCAGGATAAAAgtggagacagttcagccctagagggcgAGGTATCCCGGACAAGAACAAGAGCTCTGGTGTCATTTCCCATAGAACATACCTGGTATAGGTGAAGAACACGGAGAACAGTTGTGTTGATAGAACACtctaatggtttttgtttgtggtgCACTTAAAAGTGTGTAGACGTgctaggcagtgatggtgcatgatGCTActcccttgggaggctgaggcaggtggatctctgtgcattccaggccagcctggtctacagagacaggacagccaggactgttacatggagaaactctatctcaaaaatccaccagcaacaacaacaacaaaatgatgtgGAAGAATGACCAGATCAGGGCGAATCTGTGTCAGCCATGGTGGCTTGCATCCAAGAGGGTACTGGGAGGATCAAGCTGAGTCCCTGCATTCCACCCTCAGCGATGACTCTTAAAGGCTCACCTCCTCCTCTGTAATCTGCCCTGGGCGAGTGAGGGGTTTAACATTCTGATGCCAGGTACTACAAAGCTGTTTGTCCAGAGGATAAGCAGCATCTCCCACAACAGCCAAAGGGCATGCATAAAAGGAGACAGAATAATCATGTAAATAACAagaacaataattttttaaattaagttattaaaaatatgtttattttgtttgtatgagtgtgcctgagtatatgtatgtacaccatatgcatgcaggtacctggcaaggtcagaagagagtgtcacttctcccagaactggagttaaaggtgtaaagcactggatgtgggtgcttgaaattgaacgcaggtcctctggaggagagtcaagtgctctttactgctgggccttctctccagccccaacaatctttttttgtttttattttttttttctactaaggGGCCTGGGAAACAAATCATTAGCCAATTATGTCACCCACAGAAGGGACAGGATTGGATAAGACATTAACCTGGGCTTGTGACAGCACAGCATAGTGACCGAACAGTAAGAACTATATAGAGACCCTGAgtaatctctccctccctccctctctctgtctctgtctctctcctctctccctccctccctctctgacacacacacacacacacacacacacacacacacacccctccctgagATATGAGCAAACATTGGCAAAGACATGAGTTGGTAAGAAGTCCTGTGGATGGCAGCCTGAAAGATGGCTGCCACTGATCTCTGCCTGCAAGCGCTATGGCCCTCATGGAAGCCTCTGCCCCTGTCATAGGCTGGACTTACTAACTCGGGTACAAGGAAGGCCACCTTTAAGATCCGTCTCCCAGTCACTTTCTAGAACACAAGTCACCTTCCATGTTCTGAGGCTCATCACACAACAGACATGACTGAGAATCATGCTCCCAGTTCAACATCCTACACATCCTTGTAAGCAGATTCTTCCACAGACAGCTTTTCAGAAGACACCAGAGGTCTACGTGACAGCTTAACTGAAACCCCATCTCACTCTGAACTAAGACGTTTCCACAATCTAAAGGGATTAAAATGGAGCAATAATACCTCACACCCTGTCGCCCCCCGccaggcaaggtttctctgtgtaatggcccagactgtcctggaacttgctttgcagaccaggctggcctcaaaccagagtgctggcattaaaggcatgcaccaccacacaggcTGAGACAACTTTTCAGTGTATTAAGCTATTAAATTTGGAATCTACCAAGTAGCAATGAGACAGACACTTACCAAGTGTGGCCACAAGTGAAaagttctccagcatcacattGAGGTAGAGTAGCCTCTGTGGCTCATCAAGGAGTTCCCACTCCTCCCGGGAGAAGTTGACGTATACATCCTCAAAGGTCACCCGGCCCTAGCATGATGGAAACAGTTAAGCCCACCAGAAGCATCTTCCATAGAAAACACCCTTCAGTCTATCTCATGTACACACATCCCTTTATCCCCCCCCCAAGTCTACCATCTTACAGGATACACTAAGCCATGAAACTACTGATGTCTACTCTTTCCCTGTGTCTCTCATTCCACTGTGTGCAGAACATCAAAGAACCAGGTAATGTGCAAATCGATATCATCTGAACATGGAGTCttaagccagcaagatggctacTTGCCTGCTtggtaagcctgatgacctgagtttgatgcacATAACCCATGTAAAAACGA
The sequence above is drawn from the Peromyscus leucopus breed LL Stock chromosome 1, UCI_PerLeu_2.1, whole genome shotgun sequence genome and encodes:
- the LOC114684473 gene encoding zinc finger protein 304-like isoform X2; this encodes MDRAQVIGNSRPDTEGRVTFEDVYVNFSREEWELLDEPQRLLYLNVMLENFSLVATLGCWCESDGKEAPCEHSISGEAVPQTRTAESSLSMQTSHPCEKYDPLLKNILHLAEHHGLCPKQVLHGCGLNSRGFLLTTKPFRRKKRHCGEKPIGWEDRETSCVKNAVHVIETPFACREEEMDQLNSSTLLQCTVHNEVNLHKRTEPPEPLRHRSRLGKHQGDSDGMPLTGSDKGNASLSSDNHTPLTEVKPIRCLPVGNVFKETSPFFNQRSIHKRETASVCKECGKTFTHLSHLKIHQKVHSGKSHYPCNECGKIFSHKSTLMQHQRVHTGERPFKCSDCDKAFSRKDTLVQHQRCHTGEKPYQCSECGKVFTQNSILIKHQRVHTKARSYVCSKCGKAFGCKDTFVQHQIIHSGTKPYECSQCGKAFSHKDTLVKHQKIHTGEGPYICSKCGKAFGYKVTLVHHQKIHTGTKPYECSQCGKAFRLKGTLVKHQNIHTGERPYECGECGKFFRQSSQLIVHQRIHTGAKPYECSECGKCFSHSSSLIVHQRVHTGARPYVCKDCGKTYISSSHLVQHKKVHTGARPYECSECGKFFSRNSSLIVHQRVHTGEKPCVCTDCGKAFSRSSHLTRHQKVHMEKRPRVCNSFGDLFAVPLKLV
- the LOC114684473 gene encoding zinc finger protein 304-like isoform X3 encodes the protein MDRAQGRVTFEDVYVNFSREEWELLDEPQRLLYLNVMLENFSLVATLGCWCESDGKEAPCEHSISGEAVPQTRTAESSLSMQTSHPCEKYDPLLKNILHLAEHHGLCPKQVLHGCGLNSRGFLLTTKPFRRKKRHCGEKPIGWEDRETSCVKNAVHVIETPFACREEEMDQLNSSTLLQCTVHNEVNLHKRTEPPEPLRHRSRLGKHQGDSDGMPLTGSDKGNASLSSDNHTPLTEVKPIRCLPVGNVFKETSPFFNQRSIHKRETASVCKECGKTFTHLSHLKIHQKVHSGKSHYPCNECGKIFSHKSTLMQHQRVHTGERPFKCSDCDKAFSRKDTLVQHQRCHTGEKPYQCSECGKVFTQNSILIKHQRVHTKARSYVCSKCGKAFGCKDTFVQHQIIHSGTKPYECSQCGKAFSHKDTLVKHQKIHTGEGPYICSKCGKAFGYKVTLVHHQKIHTGTKPYECSQCGKAFRLKGTLVKHQNIHTGERPYECGECGKFFRQSSQLIVHQRIHTGAKPYECSECGKCFSHSSSLIVHQRVHTGARPYVCKDCGKTYISSSHLVQHKKVHTGARPYECSECGKFFSRNSSLIVHQRVHTGEKPCVCTDCGKAFSRSSHLTRHQKVHMEKRPRVCNSFGDLFAVPLKLV